A single window of Chloracidobacterium sp. DNA harbors:
- a CDS encoding DUF3857 domain-containing protein, which produces MSTRSTLPLRSVFLAALLLCGAVTGAYADDQIPAWMTQAARGVVPSYDKDVPAVVLHDEQQITYSDGRLLSVENYAVKLLSKEGRRFAVARAYYLVSSGKVKDIVAWLIRPDGTTKAYDKKSVLDIIADKDDVYNEGRIKLIDASGDVETGYVFGYTIISEDTPLFYQDTWRFQGRLPTLLSRYSISLPAGWSASSITFNSPEIKPTVNGTTYSWEMRGLKPVPPEPMSPAIVNLVPRIAVNYGPDNKTQTRDRVFEDWTEVSRWATAMYDPQVVMDDNIAGKARDLTEGSQTELDRIRAIGNYVQNLQYISIDIGVGYGNGYRPRSSALVMSRGYGDCKDKANLMRAMLRALKIEAYPIAIYSGDPTYVRSQWASPRQFNHCIIAVKVSDSTVGPTVISHPTLGRLLIFDATDPYTPVGDLPDYLQGSMALLIAGEKGGLVQMPISPPDTDVLDRRIDAEISVTGEVAGKILERASGQISTTFRRELREYSSADYRKAVESWLTRGSSGATLIDVRSKDRASEAGFDLDVTFAAPRYGQLMQDRLLVFKTVVVGRRNDISLTESRRTNPIEIDSFSMRETAVFGLPPGFVVDETPDPVKLETAFGSYSTSYEVKGDKLYFTRNLITRRKSLPADQYGMVKEFYTKIRDAEQSPVVLIRK; this is translated from the coding sequence ATGTCGACTAGATCCACTCTCCCGCTACGATCCGTCTTTCTTGCCGCTCTATTGCTGTGCGGCGCTGTCACCGGAGCATATGCCGACGACCAAATCCCGGCGTGGATGACTCAGGCGGCCCGAGGCGTCGTTCCATCGTATGACAAGGATGTGCCGGCGGTAGTCCTGCACGATGAGCAGCAAATTACTTATAGCGACGGCAGGTTGTTATCGGTCGAGAACTACGCAGTCAAGCTCTTGTCCAAAGAGGGGCGGAGGTTCGCCGTCGCGAGGGCGTATTACCTGGTCAGTTCTGGCAAGGTCAAGGACATAGTAGCGTGGCTGATCCGCCCGGACGGAACCACCAAAGCGTATGACAAAAAGTCGGTGCTCGATATCATCGCAGATAAAGATGACGTCTATAACGAAGGCCGTATCAAGTTGATAGATGCCTCGGGCGATGTCGAAACGGGGTATGTATTCGGCTATACGATCATATCCGAGGACACGCCTCTTTTCTATCAGGATACCTGGAGATTTCAGGGTAGATTGCCGACGCTATTGTCACGCTACTCGATCTCGCTTCCCGCAGGCTGGTCAGCATCAAGCATTACCTTTAACTCGCCCGAAATTAAGCCTACCGTAAACGGAACGACGTACTCGTGGGAGATGCGTGGGCTCAAACCCGTACCGCCTGAGCCGATGAGCCCGGCGATAGTAAATCTGGTGCCGCGGATCGCTGTCAATTACGGTCCCGACAACAAGACTCAAACCAGAGACCGTGTATTCGAGGACTGGACCGAAGTATCACGTTGGGCCACCGCAATGTACGACCCGCAAGTGGTAATGGACGACAATATCGCAGGCAAGGCCCGCGACCTGACCGAAGGATCACAAACTGAACTCGACCGGATCCGTGCGATCGGCAATTATGTACAGAATCTGCAGTATATCTCCATCGATATCGGCGTCGGGTACGGCAATGGTTATCGCCCGCGTTCTTCGGCGTTGGTAATGAGTCGGGGATATGGCGACTGCAAGGACAAGGCCAATCTGATGCGTGCGATGCTCCGTGCGCTAAAGATCGAAGCCTATCCGATAGCGATCTATTCCGGCGACCCGACCTATGTTCGTTCGCAATGGGCATCGCCGCGACAATTCAACCATTGTATTATTGCCGTAAAAGTCAGCGATTCGACCGTTGGCCCGACCGTGATCTCGCACCCGACACTAGGTCGTCTATTGATCTTTGACGCTACTGACCCCTATACGCCTGTGGGCGATCTGCCCGACTATTTACAGGGAAGTATGGCTCTGCTAATTGCCGGTGAAAAGGGCGGACTCGTGCAGATGCCGATCTCGCCCCCGGACACCGACGTGCTCGACCGCCGAATTGACGCTGAGATCTCCGTTACCGGCGAGGTTGCCGGGAAGATACTTGAGAGAGCCAGCGGTCAGATCTCAACGACATTTCGGCGTGAACTTCGCGAATATTCATCTGCGGACTATCGCAAGGCGGTCGAGAGTTGGCTGACACGCGGTTCTTCCGGTGCAACGTTGATCGATGTTCGATCGAAAGACCGTGCGTCCGAGGCCGGTTTTGATCTCGATGTTACCTTTGCGGCACCTCGCTATGGTCAGTTGATGCAGGACCGTCTGTTGGTATTCAAGACCGTAGTGGTCGGCCGCCGCAATGATATTTCGCTAACTGAAAGTCGGCGTACCAATCCGATCGAGATCGACTCGTTCTCGATGCGCGAAACTGCGGTCTTTGGATTACCGCCGGGATTTGTCGTCGACGAAACGCCTGACCCCGTTAAACTTGAAACGGCGTTCGGAAGCTATTCCACGAGTTACGAAGTAAAGGGTGACAAGCTATATTTTACCCGCAATCTGATCACTCGACGCAAATCATTGCCGGCCGACCAGTACGGTATGGTCAAAGAGTTTTATACAAAGATCCGCGATGCCGAACAGTCGCCGGTGGTATTGATCCGTAAATAA
- a CDS encoding DUF3857 and transglutaminase domain-containing protein — protein sequence MRTFPKQLLLSASLLLTILLIGGSVQAQDNEWRPISSGEIAQKTPIVDADADAEAIFWEVRIDDSSSDELSRKHYVRVKIFTERGREKYSKFDITYSKGTKIKDLAARVIRADGTIVDIKKEEIFDREIVRANGVKVKARSFAVPNIEPGVIVEYRYKETVEDASAMGMKLQFQRDIPVQNLVYYYKPYNDKAPQTQPYNLKGVEFVKDKGGYYLATRTNVPALKEEPRMPPDDMVRAWMLLTGTRFAYTFSGNSLTYAVKDPSNVQKYWAGVAGERSSLAKFILKKDSDIRKAAEEITAGAQTTDEKLQKLYEYCQSQISNTTFDATLTDEQRAKLPEIRSLADVLKRKSASSPYIDMVFGAMASSLGLETRVGLVGDRSQMFFHPNMANDRLIHVGLIGVNVVGAWKLFNPGMKFLPYGMLVWYEEDNWALLVSDKSYSWEQTPFTPQDRSNITRNGKFKLLEDGSLVGDVVMEYSGHPALSYRSANYDESAAKREEDLKTEIKARLSTAEISNVSIENVDDIKKTLTKKYTVKVPNYAQKTGKRIFVQPGFFEYGVSPLFKGSSRTYDIFFSYPWSETDSVEIDYPAAYDLDNADAPGAIFDSEKIASLDIKIGVDAATHFLKYERKFFFGGGGKTLFRVESYPALKGLFDNFHKSDTHTITLKQR from the coding sequence ATGCGAACCTTTCCCAAACAACTGTTGCTTTCAGCATCATTATTATTGACGATCCTTTTGATCGGCGGTTCAGTTCAGGCCCAGGACAATGAATGGCGGCCGATCTCGTCCGGCGAGATCGCTCAAAAAACTCCCATTGTCGATGCCGATGCCGATGCAGAGGCGATCTTTTGGGAGGTTAGAATTGACGACAGTTCCAGCGATGAACTTTCGCGTAAGCATTATGTTCGAGTAAAGATATTTACCGAACGCGGTCGCGAGAAATACAGTAAGTTTGATATCACGTATTCGAAAGGCACTAAGATCAAGGACCTCGCGGCACGCGTTATAAGAGCAGACGGTACGATCGTCGATATCAAAAAGGAAGAGATCTTCGATCGTGAGATCGTTCGTGCAAACGGCGTCAAGGTCAAGGCACGATCGTTTGCCGTGCCAAATATCGAACCGGGTGTGATCGTTGAATACCGTTACAAGGAAACGGTCGAGGATGCCAGCGCAATGGGGATGAAACTCCAGTTTCAACGCGATATTCCGGTGCAGAATCTGGTGTATTACTACAAACCGTATAACGATAAGGCGCCTCAGACTCAGCCTTACAACCTCAAAGGGGTTGAATTCGTGAAGGATAAGGGCGGTTACTATCTAGCGACGCGGACAAATGTACCGGCACTTAAGGAAGAGCCCAGAATGCCGCCGGACGATATGGTCAGGGCGTGGATGCTGCTTACCGGTACCCGATTTGCTTATACCTTTTCGGGGAATTCGCTCACGTATGCGGTAAAAGACCCGAGCAATGTGCAGAAATATTGGGCCGGAGTCGCCGGCGAGCGCTCCTCGCTGGCCAAGTTTATATTAAAAAAGGACAGCGATATCAGAAAAGCTGCTGAGGAGATCACCGCCGGGGCACAGACAACCGACGAGAAACTACAAAAACTCTACGAATATTGTCAGAGCCAAATATCAAACACCACGTTCGACGCCACGCTGACCGACGAGCAGCGAGCCAAGTTGCCGGAAATAAGATCGCTTGCGGATGTTTTGAAGCGAAAATCCGCAAGTTCGCCTTACATAGATATGGTCTTCGGTGCAATGGCGAGTTCGCTCGGGCTGGAGACAAGGGTCGGATTGGTCGGTGACCGCAGTCAAATGTTCTTTCATCCGAATATGGCCAACGATCGGCTGATCCACGTTGGATTGATCGGTGTAAACGTCGTCGGCGCCTGGAAGTTGTTTAATCCGGGAATGAAATTCCTACCCTACGGTATGCTCGTCTGGTACGAAGAAGACAATTGGGCTCTCCTTGTCTCCGACAAGTCGTACAGTTGGGAGCAAACGCCGTTTACGCCGCAAGACAGATCAAACATCACGCGGAACGGAAAATTTAAGTTGCTCGAAGATGGCAGCCTCGTGGGTGATGTCGTGATGGAATATAGCGGGCATCCCGCGCTCTCGTATAGATCTGCAAATTATGACGAATCAGCCGCAAAACGCGAAGAAGATCTCAAAACTGAGATAAAAGCAAGGCTCAGTACGGCTGAAATATCAAACGTGTCGATCGAAAACGTCGACGATATCAAAAAGACCCTGACCAAGAAATATACCGTAAAGGTGCCGAATTACGCTCAAAAGACCGGTAAGCGAATTTTTGTCCAGCCGGGATTTTTTGAATATGGTGTATCACCTCTATTTAAGGGCTCGAGCCGCACTTACGATATCTTTTTCTCGTATCCGTGGTCCGAGACCGATTCGGTCGAGATCGACTATCCTGCTGCCTACGATCTAGACAATGCCGATGCTCCCGGCGCCATTTTCGATTCGGAAAAGATCGCGTCGCTCGATATTAAGATCGGTGTGGATGCGGCCACGCATTTCCTTAAGTATGAGCGCAAGTTCTTTTTTGGCGGCGGCGGAAAGACACTGTTTCGCGTCGAATCATATCCCGCATTGAAAGGCTTGTTTGATAATTTTCACAAGTCGGATACACATACGATCACTCTCAAGCAGCGGTAA
- a CDS encoding class I fructose-bisphosphate aldolase has product MAVDHSKIQELLGADAATLLSHVSTTIPKEHIHLPGGDFVDRIVVSSDRNIRVLRSMQTLYGTGRLAGTGYLSILPVDQGIEHSAGASFAPNPEYFDPENIVKLAIEGGCNGVASTFGVLGSVARKYAHKIPFIVKINHNELLTYPNQFDQVMFGTVEQAHNMGAVAIGATIYFGSEQSTRQITEVAEAFAYAHELGMATILWCYLRNPAFKTPQGDMHTAADLTGQANHLGVTIQADIIKQKLPERNGGYNALNIESSYGKTNPKIYTELTTDHPVDLVRYQVANCYMGRAGLINSGGESKGAGDLADAVRTAVINKRGGGTGLISGRKAFQRPMTEGVDLLNAIQDVYLDEQITVA; this is encoded by the coding sequence ATGGCAGTCGATCATAGTAAGATCCAAGAACTTTTAGGCGCTGATGCCGCGACACTTTTGTCACACGTTTCGACGACGATCCCAAAAGAGCATATACACTTGCCGGGCGGTGATTTTGTTGACCGCATTGTCGTAAGTTCGGACCGCAATATCCGTGTATTGAGGAGTATGCAAACGCTTTATGGCACCGGACGTCTGGCAGGAACCGGATATCTATCGATCTTGCCCGTCGATCAGGGCATCGAGCACTCAGCAGGAGCGAGTTTTGCACCGAATCCGGAATACTTTGATCCGGAAAATATCGTAAAGCTCGCCATCGAGGGCGGTTGCAATGGCGTGGCATCGACTTTTGGCGTACTCGGTTCAGTAGCTCGCAAATACGCGCACAAGATCCCGTTTATCGTTAAGATCAATCACAATGAACTTCTGACATATCCGAACCAGTTTGACCAGGTGATGTTCGGCACGGTCGAACAGGCCCATAATATGGGCGCCGTGGCGATCGGTGCGACGATCTACTTCGGTTCGGAACAGTCGACCCGCCAGATCACCGAGGTGGCCGAGGCCTTTGCCTACGCCCACGAACTCGGAATGGCGACGATCCTCTGGTGCTACCTTCGCAACCCCGCATTCAAAACTCCGCAGGGTGATATGCACACGGCGGCCGATCTTACGGGCCAGGCCAACCATCTCGGCGTGACCATCCAGGCGGATATTATCAAACAGAAACTGCCGGAGCGGAACGGCGGCTACAATGCTCTCAATATCGAGAGCAGCTACGGCAAGACCAACCCGAAGATCTACACCGAACTAACCACTGACCACCCGGTCGATCTGGTTCGCTATCAGGTGGCTAACTGCTATATGGGCCGTGCCGGCTTGATCAACTCAGGCGGCGAATCGAAGGGTGCCGGCGACCTCGCCGACGCGGTCAGAACTGCGGTCATCAATAAACGTGGCGGTGGAACGGGACTGATCTCAGGCCGCAAGGCGTTTCAAAGGCCGATGACGGAGGGCGTCGATCTGCTGAATGCGATCCAGGACGTTTACCTTGACGAACAGATCACCGTGGCATAG
- a CDS encoding insulinase family protein codes for MRSRFTLLFLLAAISLMPLSIFAQTGNKLPKINIKEYRLKNGLRVVFHQDKSTPVVAVNVWYHVGSKNEAPGRTGFAHLFEHMMFQGSKNYGDGYLGAMDEAGANVNGTTNEDRTYYYEVVPSNFLERALYLEADRMGGLLDAMSQEKLDNQRDVVKNERRQRVDNQPYGTEGEKIGAIMYPKGHPYNWSVIGSMEDLGAASLDDIKSFFRTYYVPNNAVLVLAGSFDEAQAKTWIKKYFGPIAKGADVSRPTPAQPALDKEVRVVVEDAVPLSRISMVWHSVPQFAGDEAALDILGNILSSGRGSRLQSNLVYGKEIAQNIFANNGTNEIAGVFQVTALAKQGKSLDDIEKEVNIELERIKKDPPTADEMTRALNGIESQTIFRLQTVLGKGGQLSNFVGYRGKPDYFQEDLDRYRKVTAADVQRVAAKYLTANRLVMSYVPRKGAGPAGNPNANKPTSTEKKKKDDALLAKQKAALPKPGPNPSIALPAIEKTKLSNGLNVWIVKQNELPIVSMNLVLNTGGTLDPADKSGVSSFTANMLNQGTKTRSANDIANQLQSIGASVGAQAGWDSTNVSMQSLTKDLDQALGIYADVVVNPTFPNAEFESNRRRLLGQLFQRKSNPTAVSDVVYNKVLYGDQPYGRQLSGDEKSVKAFTRDDLANFYAKNYGPSGNTLIVVGDVETKTLMPKLEKAFEAWKSGGSAAMAKPDSNMMGKPGVYLVDKPGAAQSSVSIGQVGVDRANPDYYAVQVMNAILGGGGGARLFMNLREDKGYTYGAYSRFTYRRGAGPFAASAEVQTGSTKESIVEFMKELNGIRGSIPVSNDELETNKQSLIRRFPSGFETVGQISGQLANLVVYGLSDAYFNEYIPNVNAVTVQDVNRVANKYLDPTKMAIVIVGDRKVIEPGLKELGYPLTILDADGNPAAQ; via the coding sequence ATGCGTTCCAGATTCACTTTGCTATTCTTGCTTGCGGCCATTTCGCTAATGCCTCTGAGTATATTCGCCCAAACCGGCAATAAGCTGCCGAAGATCAACATCAAAGAGTACCGGCTAAAGAACGGCTTGCGGGTTGTTTTTCATCAGGACAAATCGACGCCCGTCGTCGCAGTCAACGTCTGGTACCACGTCGGTTCGAAAAATGAGGCACCCGGACGAACCGGATTCGCCCACCTATTCGAGCATATGATGTTCCAGGGATCAAAGAACTACGGCGACGGATATCTCGGCGCAATGGATGAGGCTGGTGCCAACGTAAACGGCACGACCAATGAGGACCGGACGTATTATTACGAGGTCGTTCCGTCAAATTTCCTCGAGCGTGCGCTTTATCTGGAAGCAGATCGGATGGGCGGACTGCTCGACGCGATGTCGCAAGAAAAGCTCGATAATCAGCGCGATGTTGTAAAAAATGAACGGCGCCAACGCGTAGATAACCAACCCTACGGAACCGAAGGCGAAAAGATCGGCGCGATCATGTATCCGAAAGGCCACCCGTACAACTGGTCGGTCATCGGCTCGATGGAAGATCTCGGTGCCGCCTCGCTCGACGACATAAAGTCATTTTTCCGCACCTATTACGTGCCTAACAATGCAGTGCTCGTTCTCGCCGGCAGTTTTGACGAGGCACAGGCGAAAACCTGGATCAAAAAGTACTTTGGCCCGATCGCCAAGGGTGCTGACGTATCTCGTCCGACACCGGCTCAGCCGGCTCTCGATAAAGAGGTTCGTGTAGTCGTCGAGGACGCCGTGCCGCTCTCGCGTATATCGATGGTATGGCACAGCGTGCCGCAGTTTGCCGGCGACGAAGCCGCTCTCGACATCCTCGGCAATATCCTGAGTTCAGGCCGCGGTTCGCGGCTCCAGAGCAACCTTGTCTACGGCAAGGAGATCGCCCAGAACATATTTGCCAACAATGGCACCAATGAGATCGCCGGCGTATTTCAGGTCACGGCTCTGGCAAAACAGGGCAAGTCGCTCGACGATATTGAAAAAGAAGTAAACATCGAGCTCGAACGCATTAAAAAAGATCCGCCGACCGCCGACGAGATGACCCGTGCGTTGAACGGCATCGAATCGCAGACGATATTCAGGCTGCAGACGGTACTGGGCAAAGGCGGGCAGTTGAGTAATTTTGTCGGCTATCGCGGAAAGCCTGACTATTTCCAGGAAGATCTCGACCGCTATCGTAAAGTGACCGCGGCCGATGTCCAGCGTGTCGCCGCCAAATACCTTACGGCAAATCGGCTTGTTATGAGCTACGTCCCGCGTAAAGGTGCCGGCCCGGCGGGAAATCCGAACGCCAACAAACCGACCTCGACGGAGAAAAAGAAAAAGGACGATGCCTTGCTCGCCAAGCAAAAAGCGGCATTGCCAAAGCCGGGCCCAAACCCGTCAATCGCACTGCCGGCGATCGAAAAGACCAAACTTTCGAACGGCCTGAACGTTTGGATAGTCAAGCAGAACGAACTCCCGATAGTCTCGATGAACCTCGTGCTCAACACCGGCGGAACACTCGATCCGGCCGATAAGTCGGGCGTCTCGTCGTTTACCGCGAATATGCTTAATCAGGGCACCAAGACGCGTTCGGCCAATGATATTGCCAACCAACTGCAGTCGATCGGTGCATCGGTCGGTGCCCAGGCCGGCTGGGATTCGACGAACGTCAGTATGCAGTCGCTGACCAAGGATCTCGATCAGGCTCTCGGCATTTACGCCGACGTTGTGGTCAATCCGACGTTCCCGAATGCTGAATTTGAAAGTAACCGCCGCCGTCTGCTCGGCCAGCTCTTCCAGCGAAAATCAAATCCGACGGCAGTTTCGGACGTCGTATATAACAAGGTGCTCTACGGCGACCAGCCGTACGGACGGCAGTTGAGCGGCGACGAAAAGTCTGTCAAGGCGTTTACCCGTGACGATCTCGCAAACTTTTATGCCAAAAACTACGGCCCGAGCGGCAATACGCTGATCGTCGTTGGCGACGTCGAAACCAAGACGCTGATGCCAAAGCTCGAAAAGGCGTTTGAAGCGTGGAAATCCGGCGGCAGTGCGGCAATGGCGAAGCCGGATTCGAATATGATGGGCAAACCGGGCGTTTACCTGGTCGACAAACCGGGTGCCGCTCAGTCATCGGTTTCGATCGGCCAAGTCGGAGTCGACCGTGCCAACCCCGACTACTACGCTGTTCAGGTGATGAACGCGATCCTCGGCGGCGGCGGCGGTGCCCGTTTGTTTATGAATCTTCGTGAAGACAAAGGTTATACGTACGGTGCCTACAGCCGCTTTACTTATCGCCGCGGAGCGGGCCCGTTTGCCGCGTCAGCCGAGGTTCAGACCGGTTCGACCAAAGAATCGATCGTCGAGTTTATGAAAGAACTCAACGGCATTCGCGGTTCGATTCCGGTCAGTAATGACGAGCTCGAGACCAACAAGCAGAGCCTGATCCGCCGATTCCCGAGTGGGTTTGAGACAGTCGGTCAGATCTCGGGCCAGCTCGCCAATCTGGTCGTTTACGGGTTGTCGGACGCGTACTTTAACGAGTATATTCCCAATGTCAACGCCGTCACTGTCCAGGACGTAAATCGCGTTGCCAATAAGTACCTCGACCCGACAAAGATGGCGATCGTCATCGTCGGTGACCGAAAAGTGATCGAACCGGGCTTAAAAGAGCTGGGTTATCCGCTTACGATCCTCGATGCTGACGGCAATCCGGCCGCACAATAA